The Winogradskyella schleiferi genome has a window encoding:
- a CDS encoding VWA domain-containing protein: MQKETIIYITIAAITALLLALFQYLYKSKFKNNLKYLFTALRAISIFGILLLLINPKFESFTYFDEKPTLVIAVDNSESVSYLKQDEKAREVADALTNTSELNNRFNIQTYSFGKTVKSLDSLNFNERQSNLALALKQFGEVYANQTAPLVVLSDGNQTYGSDYSYMAKGIKQPIYPVILGDSTVHSDLSIKQLNVNRYVYLKNKFPVEIITNYSGNEAITSELKIWSGNSVVYRKTLQFNASKTSEIVSTALTANSVGVKTYRVELVPLDSEKNKINNYKNFGVEVIDQKTNIALVYDRMHPDLGAFKKAIESNEQRSVSIINPKDLLSKINDFQLVVLYQPNNNFNTILKAIKEQKINTFIITGATTNWSILNQSQEYFKQKITNQTENYQPSLNRNYSTFIVENLDFNSFPPLIAEFGALQISVPHETLLFKSVNGITTEDILLATFEADGTKHAILNGEDIWRWRAQSFLNTNSFNNFDEFINKLVQYLSSNKKRKRINIDYKSFYNGNDDVIITAQYFNKNFEFDNSASLSIVLKNKENESIREVPLLLNNGNFTVDLSGIKAGLYDFRVKHNSESVAASGSFQVLEYNVEQQFLNADITKLRSLAGNSGGEAYFTTDVEQLIDNLLNDNRYRTIQKSTKNIVPLIDWKYLLGLIALSLFAEWFIRKYNGLI; the protein is encoded by the coding sequence ATGCAAAAGGAAACAATAATATATATAACTATTGCTGCCATAACAGCGCTTTTATTAGCGCTGTTTCAGTATTTATATAAATCGAAATTTAAAAATAATTTAAAATATCTGTTCACAGCACTGAGAGCGATTTCAATATTTGGAATTTTATTATTACTTATTAATCCCAAGTTCGAATCCTTCACCTATTTTGATGAAAAACCAACGCTAGTAATTGCTGTGGATAATTCAGAGTCCGTTTCGTATTTAAAACAAGATGAAAAGGCTAGGGAAGTGGCAGATGCTTTAACTAATACTTCAGAACTTAATAATCGTTTTAATATTCAAACCTATAGTTTTGGGAAAACGGTTAAGTCCTTAGATAGTTTAAATTTTAACGAACGCCAATCTAATTTAGCTTTGGCGTTAAAACAGTTTGGCGAAGTTTATGCCAATCAAACCGCTCCACTTGTGGTGCTAAGTGATGGCAACCAAACCTATGGCTCAGATTACAGTTATATGGCAAAAGGTATTAAACAACCTATTTACCCAGTGATTCTTGGAGATTCAACAGTACATTCAGATTTAAGTATTAAGCAACTGAATGTTAATCGTTATGTCTATCTCAAGAATAAATTTCCGGTTGAAATTATTACGAATTATAGTGGAAATGAAGCAATAACTTCGGAACTTAAAATTTGGTCTGGCAATTCTGTAGTATATAGAAAAACGCTACAATTTAATGCCTCCAAGACTTCGGAAATTGTGTCAACAGCATTAACGGCAAATAGTGTTGGCGTAAAAACGTATAGAGTTGAATTGGTCCCTTTAGATAGCGAAAAGAATAAAATCAATAATTATAAGAATTTTGGAGTAGAAGTTATTGACCAAAAAACAAATATTGCTTTAGTTTATGATCGTATGCATCCCGATTTAGGGGCTTTTAAAAAGGCGATTGAAAGTAATGAACAACGAAGTGTCTCCATTATAAATCCAAAAGATTTATTAAGTAAAATTAATGATTTTCAACTGGTTGTATTGTATCAGCCAAATAATAACTTTAATACAATTTTAAAAGCGATTAAAGAACAGAAAATCAATACTTTTATTATAACAGGAGCAACAACCAACTGGAGTATTTTAAATCAAAGTCAAGAGTATTTCAAACAAAAGATAACTAATCAAACAGAAAACTACCAACCAAGTTTGAACAGAAACTATAGCACTTTCATTGTAGAAAATCTCGATTTCAATAGTTTTCCACCTTTAATTGCTGAGTTTGGGGCGCTTCAAATTTCAGTACCACATGAAACTCTATTATTTAAAAGTGTCAACGGAATTACAACTGAAGATATTTTATTGGCAACCTTTGAAGCGGATGGTACAAAACATGCCATTTTAAATGGAGAAGACATTTGGCGATGGCGAGCACAATCATTTCTCAATACCAATAGTTTCAATAATTTTGACGAATTTATAAATAAACTGGTTCAATATTTAAGTTCCAACAAAAAAAGAAAACGCATCAACATCGATTACAAATCTTTTTATAATGGTAATGATGATGTGATTATAACGGCACAATATTTCAACAAAAACTTTGAGTTCGATAATTCGGCTTCGCTAAGTATCGTATTGAAAAATAAGGAAAATGAAAGCATAAGAGAGGTTCCATTATTACTTAACAATGGGAATTTCACTGTAGATTTAAGTGGCATTAAGGCTGGCTTGTATGATTTTAGGGTAAAACATAATTCGGAATCCGTTGCTGCATCCGGAAGTTTTCAAGTTTTGGAATATAATGTAGAGCAACAATTCCTAAATGCCGATATTACTAAATTGAGATCATTAGCTGGAAACAGTGGAGGAGAAGCTTACTTTACAACTGATGTCGAGCAGTTGATTGATAATTTGCTAAATGACAATCGGTACAGAACCATACAGAAAAGCACTAAAAATATCGTACCTTTGATAGATTGGAAATATCTACTTGGTTTAATAGCTTTGAGTCTTTTTGCGGAGTGGTTTATCAGAAAATATAACGGATTAATTTAA
- a CDS encoding prohibitin family protein, with protein MEKLPKIGLPILIGIIILIIVIAKSAVTIDSGEAGVLFKTFGEGVVTDEPPMGEGFHIVAPWNKVFVYEVRRQEIFEKMKVLSSNGLDIQLDASVWYQPDQANLGKLHQEIGDNYLNRIILPTIRSAARSVVGRYTPEQLYSSKRDAIQEEIFEETKKIVNGQFIVIDEILVRDVTLPPTIKDAIERKLKQEQESLEYEFRLVTADKEAQRQIIEAQGKADANKILSASLTDKILQDKGIEATIKLSESTNSKVVVIGSGDSGMPIILGN; from the coding sequence ATGGAAAAATTACCAAAGATTGGATTGCCGATTTTAATAGGAATAATAATATTAATAATTGTAATAGCTAAATCAGCTGTAACAATTGACTCAGGTGAAGCTGGAGTTTTGTTTAAAACATTTGGGGAAGGTGTTGTTACCGATGAACCACCAATGGGTGAAGGGTTTCATATTGTTGCACCTTGGAATAAGGTGTTTGTTTATGAAGTGAGAAGACAGGAGATTTTTGAAAAAATGAAAGTGTTGTCTTCAAATGGATTGGATATTCAATTGGATGCTTCAGTCTGGTACCAACCAGATCAAGCTAATTTGGGCAAATTACATCAGGAAATAGGAGATAACTATCTAAATCGTATCATACTGCCTACTATAAGGTCGGCAGCGCGTAGTGTAGTCGGTCGTTATACACCCGAACAATTGTATTCCAGTAAACGTGATGCCATTCAAGAAGAGATTTTTGAGGAGACTAAAAAAATCGTGAATGGCCAATTTATCGTTATTGACGAGATTTTAGTTAGGGACGTCACCTTGCCACCAACCATAAAAGATGCCATTGAACGCAAGTTGAAGCAAGAACAGGAATCTTTGGAATATGAATTCAGATTGGTCACTGCAGACAAAGAAGCACAGCGCCAAATTATTGAAGCCCAGGGTAAAGCGGATGCCAATAAAATTTTAAGTGCCTCTTTAACTGATAAAATCCTACAGGATAAAGGTATTGAGGCAACGATTAAATTATCAGAATCCACAAATAGTAAAGTGGTTGTAATTGGTTCTGGTGATAGTGGAATGCCTATTATATTGGGTAATTAG
- a CDS encoding zinc-dependent metalloprotease, translated as MKPTKYPFLSLLVMLSFTLSFAQNQCGFDAQREQQRQDPNFVSLERAAEKRLQKAIANRSFSRMAGEILTIPVVIHVLHLGEAEGTGSNISDAQIQSSIDNLNDYYRGQVGTSPIDFEIEFVLAQRDPDCNATTGINRIDASGVTNYTASGVSLYGGSGADQDTLKDLSRWPETDYFNIWIVTEINGNNGGSGYQGYANFYYGNTREGSVMMYTVFGYDPSNSNPSWPLSFSRDNSTVGHEAGHYFHLYHTFQGDGTGSDCPADTTIGTDSDGCADTVPHKRETSTCPVTNDCTGNPWINNNTINNIMSYYSCADRLTNDQKTRVRAAMEGTSLANSKGSQPLDPTYVAPVAVCSNNTTSTNSAGIISVELNGVSFTSYSSASDGGNIDNSSNCSNYFEIDASLTNTLNVGMFPVNYQQLGVWIDWNDDGDFNDGAEQQHLSQDIPGESTVSVNLVYPTTIPYGDYVRVRFITELDDRHGSGVLNSACYSLLSYGQSEDYTIYVKPSGSTTYTYNNGWLPNDPNGISGASDDIIVETGSALISTNTTCNSLTVDPGAALTVNSGITLTTNESNLNSTSQIFSSLIVDGTITGTVNYNRHTAQIGTNDLISAPVVDQTFGSFETANPNLATSGTLRAFAPYVTSAGAFQNYDTSTNASTIINAGTGYKAATTDGSTLTFTGTVRTNDVLDVPISDATAGSAWNLIGNPYPSYMNFETFFTTNAGEFDPNNAFQAIYGYDGNGGWTVWNFSSIVDISADEYLAPGQAFFVKAKSGGGLVDFTTNMRTTGTSDDFIAGRDSSTTVALCQLNLNSSSNNASTKIYFIEGTTRGLDFGYDAGSYSGSTAEYSIFSNLVEDNSGLDMAIQALPFNDLNDVIIPIGIKAQANEQLTISIDDVSYLPSGVNVYLNDTVENAFTLLNTSDYTFTASNDLTGTGRFYIQYATQTLSVNNDELNNLNIYATSTPKEIVVKGLLVGKSKANLYDIQGRLVLNECLDVLNTSNRIDVSSLSSGIYVISIFSDNKSKTQKLIIK; from the coding sequence ATGAAACCTACTAAATACCCATTTTTATCTCTTTTAGTTATGTTGTCTTTTACACTGTCTTTCGCACAAAATCAATGTGGTTTTGATGCCCAAAGAGAACAACAACGTCAAGATCCTAACTTTGTTTCCTTGGAAAGAGCAGCTGAAAAAAGATTACAGAAAGCCATTGCGAATAGGAGTTTTTCTAGAATGGCAGGTGAAATACTAACTATACCTGTAGTAATTCATGTATTGCATTTGGGCGAAGCAGAAGGTACAGGAAGTAATATTTCCGATGCTCAAATACAGAGTAGTATCGATAATTTAAATGATTATTACAGAGGACAGGTTGGGACAAGTCCAATAGATTTTGAAATTGAATTTGTGCTTGCTCAAAGAGATCCTGACTGTAATGCTACGACTGGGATCAATAGAATAGATGCTTCTGGTGTAACCAATTACACTGCAAGCGGAGTATCTCTTTATGGAGGTTCTGGTGCCGACCAAGATACTTTAAAAGATTTAAGCCGCTGGCCAGAGACTGATTATTTTAATATTTGGATTGTAACAGAGATCAATGGAAATAATGGAGGTTCTGGCTATCAAGGTTATGCAAACTTTTACTATGGAAATACAAGAGAAGGTTCTGTTATGATGTACACCGTTTTTGGCTATGATCCTAGTAATTCAAATCCGTCTTGGCCATTAAGCTTTAGTAGAGATAATAGTACAGTAGGACATGAAGCTGGTCATTATTTTCATTTGTATCATACATTTCAAGGTGATGGTACTGGTAGTGATTGTCCTGCAGACACAACAATAGGTACAGATAGCGATGGCTGTGCAGATACTGTTCCACACAAAAGAGAAACAAGTACTTGTCCTGTAACAAACGATTGTACAGGCAATCCTTGGATAAATAATAATACCATAAATAATATTATGAGTTATTATAGTTGTGCTGACCGACTTACCAATGATCAAAAAACAAGGGTTCGTGCAGCCATGGAAGGAACTTCGCTTGCTAATTCTAAAGGTTCTCAACCATTGGATCCAACTTACGTAGCACCAGTTGCTGTTTGTAGCAATAATACAACTTCGACAAACAGTGCAGGAATTATAAGCGTTGAATTGAATGGTGTTTCCTTTACCTCATATTCTTCTGCAAGTGATGGAGGCAATATTGATAATAGTTCTAATTGTTCTAATTACTTTGAAATAGATGCATCCCTAACTAATACCTTAAACGTTGGTATGTTTCCTGTAAATTATCAGCAATTAGGCGTTTGGATAGATTGGAATGACGATGGAGATTTTAATGATGGGGCAGAACAGCAACATTTATCTCAAGACATACCTGGTGAAAGTACAGTTTCTGTTAATTTAGTCTACCCAACAACGATACCTTATGGAGATTATGTAAGGGTTCGATTTATTACAGAATTAGATGACAGACATGGGTCTGGAGTGTTAAATTCAGCTTGCTATTCATTGTTGAGTTACGGCCAATCCGAAGATTACACCATTTATGTTAAGCCAAGCGGTTCAACAACATATACCTATAATAATGGATGGTTGCCAAATGATCCCAATGGTATTTCAGGCGCAAGTGATGATATAATAGTTGAAACTGGTAGTGCTTTAATCTCAACTAATACCACTTGTAATTCTTTAACTGTTGATCCTGGAGCAGCATTGACTGTTAATTCCGGTATTACACTAACTACTAATGAATCAAATTTAAATTCTACGTCGCAAATATTTTCGAGTTTAATAGTAGATGGTACGATCACAGGAACCGTAAATTATAATAGACATACAGCGCAGATTGGAACAAATGACCTAATTTCAGCACCTGTAGTTGATCAGACATTTGGCTCCTTTGAAACTGCAAATCCAAATTTGGCTACATCAGGAACATTAAGGGCATTTGCGCCTTATGTTACAAGCGCAGGAGCATTTCAAAATTACGATACAAGTACAAATGCTTCAACGATAATCAATGCTGGTACTGGTTATAAAGCCGCAACAACAGATGGAAGTACACTAACATTTACAGGAACGGTTCGAACTAATGATGTTCTCGATGTTCCCATTTCTGATGCTACTGCTGGTTCTGCATGGAACCTTATTGGAAATCCTTACCCTTCGTATATGAATTTTGAAACTTTCTTTACGACTAATGCGGGCGAATTTGACCCAAACAATGCATTCCAAGCTATTTACGGCTATGATGGCAATGGAGGATGGACCGTTTGGAATTTTTCTTCTATAGTTGATATATCAGCTGATGAATACCTTGCACCTGGCCAAGCATTTTTCGTGAAAGCAAAATCGGGAGGCGGTTTAGTGGATTTTACAACAAATATGCGAACTACTGGTACTTCTGATGATTTTATTGCAGGAAGAGATAGTTCGACAACTGTTGCTTTATGCCAATTGAATTTAAATAGTTCCTCAAATAATGCATCAACTAAAATTTACTTTATTGAAGGAACAACCAGAGGATTAGACTTTGGTTATGATGCAGGTTCTTACTCAGGGAGTACGGCGGAATATTCAATTTTCTCCAACCTTGTGGAAGATAATTCTGGTTTGGATATGGCCATTCAAGCGCTACCGTTTAATGATTTGAATGACGTTATTATTCCTATAGGAATTAAGGCACAGGCTAATGAGCAGTTAACCATATCCATTGATGATGTTTCTTATTTACCTTCAGGTGTTAATGTCTATTTGAATGATACCGTAGAAAATGCATTTACATTATTAAATACTTCGGATTATACCTTTACGGCATCGAATGACCTTACAGGAACAGGTCGATTTTATATTCAATATGCAACACAAACGCTATCTGTTAATAATGATGAACTGAACAATTTAAATATTTATGCGACTTCTACACCAAAGGAAATTGTAGTTAAAGGTTTATTGGTGGGTAAAAGCAAAGCTAACTTATACGATATTCAAGGCCGATTAGTATTAAATGAATGCCTAGATGTTTTAAATACTTCAAATCGTATTGATGTTTCTTCTTTGAGCTCAGGAATTTACGTTATATCAATATTTAGTGATAATAAATCGAAAACACAAAAATTGATTATAAAATAA
- a CDS encoding T9SS type A sorting domain-containing protein, with protein sequence MKNLKPTLFFLLISCISNPLIAQEKSGFDSQNRSTDGNYSASARAETSGITYTYNNGWSPSSPLNAATSLDDIIIESGTANISANTLCNILTVDPGAAIVIDSGVTLTTDAINLNSNSQQYSSLISDGTIVGTVTYKRYTSQLGTNDLISAPISGQLFPDFAGLNVNLAASGTLRAFAPYDTSSGAYQNYDILSQETTSIDAGMGYRAATIDGSTLTFTGAPRTDDVLDVVISDDAGGGAWNLIGNPYPSYLDFEEFFTQNKTQLNNTLYQAIYGYDGDASNGWTVWNQATIDSPAMEELIAPGQAFFVKSKSGGGLVDFTTSMRTTGSSDDFILGRTTSSSPHYGHITLNSSSEDLDFNTDFYFNSNATQGFDPGYDTGLYSQIPPAFSIYSHLVENNSGIPFAVQAFDPDSMYDVVIPLGVNASQGQELTLSILETDMPDDINIYLEDTADNSFTLLNTNDYIFTADDNLNGTGRFYLRFSVDVLSIFESNLDTINIYAASKTKTIHINGELQSKTKAKLYDVNGRLIFTNELKSNSSRQIIDVSHLTAGIYIIELDSQTNARRIEKLIIN encoded by the coding sequence ATGAAAAACTTAAAACCTACTTTGTTTTTTTTACTTATTTCGTGCATTTCAAATCCATTGATAGCACAAGAAAAATCTGGATTCGATAGCCAAAACCGAAGTACTGATGGTAATTATTCAGCTAGTGCAAGAGCAGAAACCTCAGGAATAACCTATACTTATAATAATGGTTGGTCGCCCAGCAGCCCGCTTAATGCAGCGACTTCCCTTGATGATATTATAATTGAGTCTGGTACGGCAAACATCTCGGCAAACACGTTATGTAATATTTTAACTGTAGATCCCGGCGCTGCTATAGTTATTGATTCTGGTGTTACTTTGACTACAGACGCTATAAACTTAAATTCCAATTCCCAACAATATTCAAGTTTGATCTCCGATGGAACTATTGTGGGAACTGTAACTTATAAGAGATATACATCTCAATTAGGCACAAACGATTTAATTTCTGCACCAATTTCAGGGCAACTTTTTCCTGATTTTGCAGGTTTAAACGTAAATTTAGCAGCTTCAGGTACATTAAGAGCCTTCGCCCCTTATGATACATCATCTGGAGCTTACCAAAACTATGACATCCTTTCACAGGAGACAACTTCGATTGATGCAGGCATGGGATACAGAGCAGCAACAATCGATGGAAGTACATTAACCTTTACAGGTGCCCCTAGAACTGATGACGTTTTAGATGTCGTAATTTCTGATGATGCTGGCGGAGGAGCTTGGAATTTAATTGGGAATCCATATCCTTCATATCTCGATTTTGAAGAATTTTTTACTCAAAATAAAACACAACTAAATAATACCTTATACCAAGCTATATATGGATATGATGGTGATGCTTCAAATGGTTGGACAGTTTGGAACCAGGCAACAATTGATTCTCCAGCTATGGAAGAGTTAATCGCTCCAGGTCAGGCCTTTTTTGTAAAATCAAAATCTGGTGGAGGACTAGTTGATTTTACAACGAGTATGAGAACTACAGGGTCTTCCGATGACTTTATTTTAGGAAGAACGACATCATCATCGCCGCATTATGGACATATAACTTTGAATTCATCTTCGGAGGATTTAGATTTTAATACAGATTTTTATTTTAATAGTAATGCCACTCAGGGATTTGACCCTGGCTATGATACAGGTTTATATAGTCAAATCCCTCCTGCGTTTTCAATTTATTCCCATTTAGTTGAAAATAATTCTGGAATTCCATTTGCTGTTCAGGCTTTTGATCCTGATTCAATGTATGATGTTGTGATTCCTCTAGGTGTAAATGCTAGTCAAGGCCAAGAGTTAACATTAAGTATTCTTGAAACTGATATGCCCGATGACATAAATATATATCTAGAAGACACCGCCGATAATTCGTTTACTTTACTAAATACTAACGATTATATATTTACAGCTGATGATAATTTAAATGGCACAGGTCGTTTTTATCTTAGATTTAGTGTTGATGTACTTAGTATTTTTGAATCAAACCTAGATACCATTAATATTTATGCAGCTAGCAAGACTAAAACAATTCATATTAATGGTGAATTACAAAGCAAAACAAAAGCAAAATTATATGATGTTAATGGTCGTCTTATTTTTACAAATGAGTTAAAATCTAATAGTTCAAGACAAATTATAGATGTTAGTCATTTAACTGCAGGTATTTACATTATTGAATTAGATAGTCAAACGAACGCAAGGCGAATAGAAAAGCTGATAATCAATTAA
- the truA gene encoding tRNA pseudouridine(38-40) synthase TruA produces the protein MFNKRYYYLIKIQYLGYRFHGWQKQPDVKTVHLMIDRTLKFIFQDTKFKTLGAGRTDAMVSANEAALELFIYNEPIKDFEAFLELFNHNLPQDIRALSIAEVDKEFNIIQDSKLKEYHYVFSEGRKNHPFCAPILTTILEPLDVELMKQGAKLFEGSHNFKTYCYRATDKGEYFRTINASEIIDNTIYTANFFPEESYVFKVIGKGFMRNQIRLMFGCLIKLGRGEITLDYIEETLKKDSTEVMDYIAPASGLILHAVNFE, from the coding sequence ATGTTTAATAAACGTTATTATTATCTTATTAAAATTCAATATTTGGGCTATCGTTTTCATGGTTGGCAAAAACAACCCGACGTTAAAACGGTACATCTAATGATTGATCGCACACTGAAGTTCATTTTTCAAGATACAAAATTTAAAACTTTAGGTGCCGGACGTACTGATGCCATGGTATCTGCCAATGAAGCTGCTTTAGAATTATTTATTTATAATGAACCTATTAAAGACTTCGAGGCTTTTTTAGAATTATTCAATCATAATTTACCACAAGATATAAGAGCTTTATCTATTGCTGAAGTTGATAAAGAATTCAATATTATTCAAGATTCTAAACTAAAGGAATATCACTACGTGTTTTCTGAAGGGAGAAAAAATCATCCATTTTGTGCTCCAATCTTAACGACCATTCTTGAGCCTTTAGATGTTGAATTAATGAAACAAGGTGCCAAATTATTTGAAGGTTCACATAATTTTAAAACCTACTGTTATCGTGCTACAGATAAAGGCGAATATTTTAGAACTATTAATGCTTCTGAAATTATAGATAATACGATCTATACGGCTAATTTTTTTCCTGAAGAATCATATGTTTTTAAGGTAATAGGTAAGGGTTTTATGAGAAACCAAATCCGGTTGATGTTTGGGTGTTTAATTAAATTGGGTAGAGGAGAGATCACACTTGACTATATCGAAGAAACTTTAAAAAAAGACAGCACTGAAGTTATGGATTATATTGCACCAGCTTCAGGTTTAATATTACATGCCGTTAATTTTGAATAG